In Methanobacteriaceae archaeon, the following are encoded in one genomic region:
- a CDS encoding TM0996/MTH895 family glutaredoxin-like protein codes for MKITVYGTGCANCQALENNARRAVEELSVDADIVKVQEMDQIFEAGITGTPGLAINDEIKSMGRIPSVDEIKKWIEAKK; via the coding sequence ATGAAAATAACTGTGTATGGTACTGGATGTGCTAATTGCCAGGCATTAGAAAACAATGCTCGCAGGGCAGTTGAAGAATTAAGTGTAGATGCAGATATAGTAAAGGTTCAGGAAATGGACCAGATATTTGAAGCTGGAATTACAGGAACGCCAGGGCTGGCAATTAATGATGAAATAAAATCCATGGGTCGTATTCCATCAGTAGATGAGATTAAGAAATGGATAGAAGCTAAGAAATAG
- a CDS encoding permease, translating into MVPDILQEGVNYLTFVLMGLDPASQLGSAVNFFIYDTIKILILLSVIIFAIAFFRSYISPLKVRKALGKRNEYVGNVAAALVGIITPFCSCSAVPLFIGFIESGVPLGVTFSFLIASPMVNEIAIILLWGMVGWQITALYIISGLIIAIIAGIIIGRLKLEGEVESYVYEMIEKIKAAEQSGVALEEENQTLKERAISSKDYTKDLLKKVGPYVIIAIGIGAIIHGYVPSDFLLTYAGPGNPLAVPVAVLIGVPLYSNAAGIIPLVAVFIDKGIPIGTALAFMMAVTALSVPEMIILRKVLKPKLLAIFIGILAVSITAIGYLFNAII; encoded by the coding sequence ATGGTACCTGATATTCTACAGGAAGGAGTGAATTATCTTACCTTTGTCCTAATGGGATTAGATCCTGCATCGCAACTGGGAAGTGCAGTAAATTTCTTCATATACGACACCATCAAGATCCTGATCCTATTATCCGTTATAATCTTTGCCATAGCTTTCTTCAGAAGTTACATATCTCCCCTTAAGGTAAGAAAGGCACTGGGAAAAAGAAATGAATATGTGGGGAATGTAGCGGCTGCTTTAGTGGGTATTATCACTCCATTCTGCTCCTGCTCCGCAGTACCCCTTTTCATTGGATTCATTGAATCTGGAGTTCCTTTAGGTGTGACTTTTTCCTTTCTCATTGCCTCCCCAATGGTAAATGAAATTGCCATTATATTACTGTGGGGTATGGTAGGATGGCAGATAACCGCATTATACATCATATCCGGACTAATAATTGCCATTATCGCAGGAATCATCATAGGGAGACTTAAACTGGAAGGTGAGGTGGAAAGTTACGTTTATGAGATGATTGAAAAAATTAAGGCTGCTGAACAATCAGGAGTGGCCCTGGAAGAGGAAAATCAGACCCTCAAAGAACGTGCCATATCCTCCAAAGATTACACCAAGGATCTGTTGAAGAAAGTAGGACCCTATGTAATAATCGCCATTGGAATAGGAGCTATAATACATGGATACGTGCCTTCAGATTTCCTTCTCACCTATGCCGGTCCGGGTAATCCTTTAGCAGTGCCCGTAGCAGTTTTAATTGGAGTGCCATTATACTCTAATGCTGCAGGGATCATCCCCCTGGTGGCGGTTTTCATTGACAAAGGCATACCCATAGGAACTGCTCTGGCCTTTATGATGGCAGTTACTGCACTTTCAGTACCCGAGATGATTATACTTAGAAAGGTGTTAAAACCTAAACTTCTGGCCATATTCATTGGCATACTTGCTGTGTCCATAACTGCCATAGGTTACCTGTTCAATGCCATAATTTAA
- a CDS encoding NAD(P)-binding domain-containing protein yields the protein MKTIGFIGGGRVTKILLNGFKNKGMKLDNMVVYDTSPESLKKIENEFPEIKTVSDEYGIAASQDMVFLAVHPPIMADVLKETKAHLKPNSVVISLAPKPKIEQISSILGGFSRIVRLIPNAPSIINQGYNPVSFAPEINDSEKKEILDLFNTLGATPEVDEDKLEAYAVLTAMGPTYFWFQFNELFKLGSSFGLEDNELKECLLKMVTGAAKTFYESQLSPEEVMDLIPVKPMEKEENTIKTAYQNRLRTIYQQLKG from the coding sequence ATGAAAACTATAGGATTCATTGGCGGAGGAAGAGTAACCAAAATATTACTAAATGGATTTAAGAATAAAGGAATGAAATTAGATAATATGGTAGTATATGACACCAGCCCAGAAAGCCTTAAAAAGATCGAAAATGAATTTCCAGAAATTAAGACAGTTTCAGATGAATATGGAATCGCTGCCTCGCAGGATATGGTTTTTCTAGCTGTTCATCCACCCATCATGGCAGATGTGTTGAAAGAGACCAAAGCACATCTAAAACCAAATTCCGTGGTGATATCACTGGCACCTAAACCTAAAATCGAACAAATATCCAGCATACTGGGTGGATTCAGTCGTATAGTTCGCTTGATACCCAACGCACCATCCATCATCAACCAAGGATACAACCCCGTCAGCTTCGCTCCGGAGATAAATGATTCCGAGAAAAAGGAAATCTTAGATCTATTTAATACTCTGGGAGCCACCCCTGAGGTTGATGAGGATAAACTGGAGGCTTATGCAGTTTTAACTGCCATGGGCCCCACTTATTTCTGGTTTCAGTTTAATGAATTATTCAAACTGGGTAGTTCATTTGGGCTGGAAGATAATGAGTTAAAGGAATGCCTCCTGAAAATGGTTACTGGTGCAGCGAAAACATTTTACGAGTCTCAACTAAGCCCAGAAGAAGTAATGGATCTCATACCTGTTAAACCAATGGAAAAGGAAGAAAATACTATAAAAACTGCTTACCAGAACAGATTAAGAACCATCTACCAACAGTTGAAGGGCTGA
- a CDS encoding 4Fe-4S binding protein, translating into MGWIGQSGLLITPTSGPRQKISAIFTSIENLPVKKDNEHSWIAEYCKRCGKCIKACPENALIETETCCGGKETMFLEERCIGCSQGCTYCIEDCPFDEKEYTDIKNRFDRMNTKLMERNKTKA; encoded by the coding sequence ATGGGATGGATAGGGCAAAGTGGCCTGTTAATAACTCCCACATCTGGTCCCAGACAGAAGATTTCAGCCATATTCACCAGCATTGAAAATTTGCCTGTGAAAAAAGATAATGAACATTCATGGATAGCAGAGTACTGTAAACGGTGCGGTAAATGCATAAAGGCCTGCCCTGAAAACGCGCTCATAGAAACAGAAACCTGTTGCGGTGGTAAAGAAACAATGTTTTTAGAAGAACGTTGCATCGGATGCAGTCAAGGGTGTACCTACTGCATAGAAGACTGTCCCTTTGATGAAAAAGAATATACAGACATCAAAAACAGATTTGACAGGATGAACACTAAATTAATGGAGAGAAATAAAACAAAAGCATGA
- a CDS encoding inorganic diphosphatase: MNLWKEIPTGPSVPEVVYAVVEIPKGSRNKYEYDKDKEAFALDRVLYSPFHYPAEYGIIPKTLWDDGDPMDILVVMEQPTFPGCIIETRVIGVMRMIDGDESDDKILGVPVNDPKFKDVKDVSDMPTAFLDEVAHFFTEYKKLEGKKTQVKGWENAQKAFEAVKHSIELYNKL; this comes from the coding sequence ATGAATTTATGGAAAGAGATACCGACTGGGCCATCAGTTCCAGAAGTTGTTTATGCAGTAGTGGAAATTCCAAAGGGATCTAGGAATAAATATGAATATGACAAGGATAAAGAGGCATTTGCACTGGATAGAGTACTGTATTCACCATTCCACTATCCTGCAGAGTATGGGATTATCCCCAAAACTCTCTGGGATGATGGAGATCCCATGGATATTCTGGTTGTTATGGAACAACCCACTTTTCCGGGGTGCATCATCGAAACCAGAGTAATTGGTGTGATGAGAATGATAGATGGTGATGAAAGTGATGACAAGATATTAGGTGTGCCTGTAAATGATCCTAAGTTCAAAGATGTTAAGGATGTTTCTGACATGCCTACAGCTTTCTTAGATGAAGTTGCACACTTTTTCACCGAGTACAAAAAATTGGAAGGTAAAAAAACCCAAGTGAAAGGTTGGGAGAATGCTCAAAAAGCATTCGAAGCCGTGAAACATTCTATAGAGTTATATAATAAATTATAA
- the eno gene encoding phosphopyruvate hydratase → MESTIENVLMRKILDSRGNPTLEVEIITANGQGIAAAPSGASTGALEVTAFPDIGVDKVIAQHQKEIISELKGLSAEDTSVIDEVMKELDGTDNFSSLGGNTVVAISLAAAKAAASSYNMPLYQFLGGNLVTEIPYPLGNMINGGAHAGKNAPDIQEFLVVPIGARNIKEAVFANSNVHKRIGELIKVKDTLSTGGKGDEGGWAPNLSNYEALEIQTKACEEVSDETGIEIRPSLDLAPSGLWDGSKYVYAREGVSRDTGEQIDFVEEIIDTYKMFFVEDPLREDDFEGFAELTERVKDRCIICGDDIFVTNAEILSKGIEMGAANAIIIKPNQIGTLSDTYKTVKLAKDNNYTPVVSHRSGETTDETIAHLAVAFSCPLIKTGAVGGERIAKLNELIRIEEQMTNASMASF, encoded by the coding sequence GTGGAGAGTACAATAGAAAACGTTTTGATGAGGAAGATTTTAGACAGCAGAGGAAACCCTACCCTGGAAGTGGAAATTATAACTGCAAATGGCCAGGGGATTGCTGCAGCACCCAGTGGTGCCAGTACCGGGGCATTGGAAGTAACTGCATTTCCTGATATAGGAGTGGATAAGGTCATTGCTCAGCATCAAAAGGAGATTATTTCCGAACTTAAGGGACTATCTGCAGAAGACACCAGTGTTATAGATGAGGTTATGAAGGAATTAGATGGTACTGATAATTTTTCATCTTTAGGAGGGAATACTGTGGTTGCAATTTCCCTGGCTGCTGCCAAAGCTGCAGCTTCATCGTATAATATGCCCCTTTACCAGTTTCTGGGTGGAAACCTAGTTACGGAAATTCCCTACCCCCTGGGTAATATGATAAACGGAGGAGCGCATGCTGGGAAAAATGCACCAGATATACAGGAGTTCTTAGTGGTTCCCATAGGTGCGCGGAACATCAAAGAAGCCGTTTTCGCAAATTCAAATGTTCATAAAAGAATTGGAGAGCTTATAAAAGTCAAAGATACCCTCTCAACAGGAGGGAAAGGTGATGAAGGTGGATGGGCACCTAATCTATCCAATTATGAGGCATTAGAGATTCAAACCAAAGCCTGTGAAGAAGTATCTGATGAAACCGGAATTGAAATCAGACCCTCACTTGATTTAGCTCCCAGTGGCTTATGGGATGGTTCGAAATATGTGTATGCTAGAGAGGGGGTTAGCAGGGATACCGGTGAACAGATAGACTTTGTTGAAGAGATCATTGATACTTACAAAATGTTTTTTGTTGAAGACCCCCTACGTGAAGATGATTTTGAAGGATTTGCAGAACTCACTGAAAGGGTTAAAGACCGGTGTATTATTTGTGGTGATGATATCTTTGTTACTAATGCAGAGATACTCTCCAAGGGGATAGAGATGGGAGCTGCCAATGCAATTATCATCAAACCCAACCAGATAGGAACTTTAAGTGACACTTATAAGACTGTGAAACTTGCAAAAGATAATAATTATACTCCCGTTGTCTCACACCGTTCAGGTGAAACCACCGATGAAACTATTGCACATTTAGCTGTTGCATTTTCATGTCCCCTTATCAAAACAGGAGCTGTTGGGGGAGAAAGGATTGCCAAACTAAACGAGCTGATCCGAATTGAAGAGCAAATGACCAATGCTTCAATGGCAAGTTTTTAA
- a CDS encoding cation:proton antiporter — protein MAIDILAQENVLVLVIAIFLASLISLRVGLAVAIIELVIGAIFGNLGFLHATDWMTLIASFGGILLTFMAGTEIDTKVMREKYKESFLIGFFSFLAPFIGASLYTYFIAGWNLQAALIAGIALSTTSLAVVYSVLMETELPDVNLAKIVLAATFVTDMSTVLVLSILFIKPDLYTALFIVISIAVIILASKYSKYIFNHEKLKNKVIEPEIKYVFVILVIFMYFAALGNGEAVLPAFILGLLMSKELAKVKELMVRMRTVAYAVITPIFFIVGGLKISFELILASLGLFIILFAIKIVSKFLGVYFLANKYIPNGSMYTTLLMSTGLTFGTIASLFGLNAGYIDQVQYSVLIGVVVSSAVIPTFVAQKWFLPRHSEDIVE, from the coding sequence TTGGCAATCGATATATTAGCACAAGAAAATGTATTAGTACTGGTTATAGCTATCTTTTTAGCAAGTTTAATTTCATTGAGAGTGGGATTAGCTGTAGCTATCATAGAATTAGTTATAGGAGCCATTTTTGGAAATCTGGGTTTTCTTCATGCCACAGACTGGATGACCCTTATAGCCTCATTTGGTGGGATTCTATTAACCTTCATGGCAGGAACAGAAATTGATACCAAGGTCATGCGAGAAAAATATAAGGAAAGCTTTCTAATAGGGTTTTTTTCATTCCTGGCACCCTTTATAGGGGCAAGTCTTTACACCTATTTTATAGCTGGCTGGAATCTGCAGGCAGCTCTGATTGCAGGAATTGCCCTTTCCACAACTTCACTGGCAGTGGTGTACTCGGTGTTAATGGAAACCGAGCTTCCAGATGTAAATCTGGCTAAGATTGTCCTAGCAGCTACATTTGTAACTGATATGTCCACAGTTTTGGTGCTGAGCATACTTTTCATTAAACCAGACCTATACACTGCCTTATTCATTGTAATTTCCATTGCAGTTATAATTCTAGCATCTAAATATTCTAAATACATTTTCAACCATGAAAAGTTGAAAAATAAAGTTATAGAGCCAGAAATAAAATATGTATTCGTTATTCTGGTGATATTTATGTATTTCGCTGCCCTGGGAAATGGGGAGGCAGTTCTACCAGCATTCATATTGGGACTTCTAATGTCTAAAGAGCTGGCAAAGGTGAAAGAATTAATGGTTAGGATGAGAACCGTGGCCTACGCCGTAATAACTCCTATTTTCTTTATAGTGGGTGGCTTGAAAATTTCTTTTGAGTTGATATTGGCGTCACTGGGTTTGTTTATAATATTATTTGCTATAAAAATAGTCTCAAAGTTCCTGGGAGTCTACTTTCTGGCTAATAAATACATCCCCAATGGAAGTATGTACACCACACTTTTAATGAGTACAGGACTAACATTTGGAACTATAGCCAGCTTATTCGGTCTTAACGCAGGTTACATAGACCAAGTGCAGTATTCAGTACTTATAGGAGTGGTAGTTTCCAGTGCAGTGATTCCCACCTTTGTAGCACAGAAATGGTTTTTACCACGGCACAGCGAAGACATTGTTGAATAA
- a CDS encoding ATP-binding cassette domain-containing protein, with the protein MVLKRCSTLSKKILQLKAVNKIYPTPGEGETLALNNVSMKLNSKKFTMVVGPMGSGKSTLFRIAGLLESPSSGSVIFDQADLTNPTPHERLNIIRNEMGFVPPYPSLLPYLTLLENVMLPMRNNDKSLAQDMLKNFGLEGISYPNEISVEEQQKTSILRAIINQPQILLVDDPTSSLSATETTDLIKLLVNLKKDYAVLVFSDDMKLVKYSDMVFKLNKGVLCEDKCK; encoded by the coding sequence ATGGTTTTAAAGAGGTGTTCAACCCTGTCTAAAAAAATTCTCCAATTAAAAGCCGTAAACAAAATATATCCTACTCCTGGTGAGGGTGAAACTCTGGCTCTTAACAATGTATCCATGAAATTAAATTCGAAAAAGTTTACTATGGTAGTAGGACCGATGGGTTCAGGAAAATCAACCTTGTTCCGCATAGCCGGTCTGTTAGAGAGTCCCAGTTCCGGGTCAGTTATTTTTGACCAAGCTGATTTAACTAATCCCACACCTCATGAAAGGTTAAACATAATACGCAATGAAATGGGTTTTGTTCCCCCTTATCCAAGCCTATTGCCGTATTTAACCCTGCTGGAGAATGTAATGTTACCTATGCGTAATAATGATAAGAGCTTGGCACAGGATATGCTCAAAAATTTTGGATTGGAAGGGATATCGTATCCTAATGAGATTTCTGTAGAAGAACAGCAAAAAACCAGCATATTAAGGGCCATAATTAATCAACCACAAATTCTATTGGTTGATGACCCCACTTCTTCACTATCTGCAACAGAAACAACTGATTTGATTAAACTTTTAGTAAATCTAAAAAAGGATTACGCTGTTTTGGTGTTCAGTGATGATATGAAACTTGTAAAATATTCCGATATGGTTTTTAAGCTGAATAAAGGAGTATTATGTGAAGATAAATGTAAATAA
- a CDS encoding FtsX-like permease family protein — protein MRIYILALKNLRRNRMRNFSTITGVTIGVLVLLILVGSGLGVTSFLDRLESISTGNHSVGGNAGNNTLSLNITQYISSTLGINLEQNQGAHVIINFIQSLIFLADGIASIALLIGVIGVYTAMFFNELERRRDVGLLKIMGFSEIQILITFALEGTILGLISSVLGVILGSLGLFILTQIFGSDLGLVLPGWLIIMTITLTTGLSFILSLYPSWIASKNGFKEVFNPV, from the coding sequence ATGCGCATTTACATATTAGCTCTGAAAAATCTTCGTAGAAATCGTATGCGCAATTTTTCCACAATTACCGGAGTAACCATTGGTGTGCTGGTTCTTCTAATTCTAGTGGGATCTGGTCTGGGAGTTACCAGTTTTTTAGATAGACTAGAAAGTATTAGCACTGGCAATCATTCAGTAGGAGGAAATGCAGGGAATAATACTTTAAGCCTTAATATAACTCAATATATCAGTTCCACCTTAGGAATAAACCTAGAACAAAATCAAGGTGCCCATGTAATAATAAATTTTATTCAAAGCTTAATTTTTCTGGCGGATGGAATAGCCAGTATAGCACTATTGATTGGTGTCATAGGTGTATATACTGCCATGTTCTTCAATGAATTGGAGCGTAGACGGGATGTGGGTCTTTTAAAGATTATGGGATTTTCTGAAATTCAGATTCTAATTACTTTCGCCCTGGAAGGTACCATTCTGGGACTGATTTCATCTGTACTGGGAGTGATTCTAGGTAGCTTAGGATTGTTCATATTAACCCAAATCTTCGGCAGTGACTTGGGACTGGTACTGCCCGGATGGTTAATAATCATGACCATTACCCTTACAACAGGATTGAGTTTCATTTTGAGTTTATATCCTTCATGGATAGCTTCCAAAAATGGTTTTAAAGAGGTGTTCAACCCTGTCTAA
- a CDS encoding nucleotidyltransferase family protein, protein MKTLQEIKDILISNRKRIYSKYHVKEIGIFGSYVRGEQKEDSDVDILVEFEEPVSLLRLVNFENFLQDLTGVKVDVIPKKNIRPELREIILNEVSYI, encoded by the coding sequence ATGAAAACATTACAGGAAATAAAGGATATTCTGATTTCAAACAGGAAACGGATTTATAGTAAGTATCATGTAAAAGAAATTGGAATATTCGGTTCATATGTTCGAGGGGAGCAGAAAGAAGATAGTGATGTTGATATACTTGTTGAATTTGAGGAACCTGTGAGTTTATTAAGATTGGTTAATTTTGAGAACTTTCTACAAGATCTAACTGGTGTTAAAGTTGATGTTATTCCTAAAAAAAATATCCGGCCGGAGTTAAGGGAAATTATCCTTAATGAGGTAAGTTATATATGA
- a CDS encoding DUF86 domain-containing protein, with protein sequence MKRDVSIYLKDILENIKLIELFISKMSYEEFEGDKKTYYAVIRCIEIIGEAVKHIPDSVRQEYPEIPWKDIAGMRDKVIHFYFGVDLEIVWLTITKDIPEIKTIIKKVLEDYDLK encoded by the coding sequence ATGAAAAGAGATGTTTCAATTTATTTAAAAGATATTCTTGAGAACATAAAATTAATTGAATTATTCATTTCTAAAATGAGTTATGAAGAGTTTGAAGGAGATAAAAAGACTTATTATGCAGTTATAAGATGTATTGAGATTATTGGGGAAGCAGTAAAGCATATACCTGATTCTGTCAGACAGGAATATCCTGAAATTCCATGGAAAGATATAGCAGGCATGAGAGATAAAGTTATTCATTTCTACTTTGGAGTTGATCTGGAAATAGTCTGGTTAACTATCACTAAAGATATTCCCGAAATAAAAACAATAATAAAAAAGGTATTAGAAGATTATGATTTAAAATAG
- a CDS encoding proteasome-activating nucleotidase — protein MEKTSQNILKKIEDLKKEIKILKEDNAKTKRNLMWKVRKLEKDKLLIENEKMRLDREVKSLRGEIERFRSPPLVIATVTEVLDEGKVVVKSSTGPHFVIGYSRFLDENTLEPGARVALNQQTFSIVSVLPSEKDPLVTGMEVEEKPEVSYEQIGGLEEQIVEIKETVELPLKKPELFTEIGIEPPKGVLLYGPPGTGKTLLAKAVAHETNATFIKIVASEFVKKYIGEGARLVRGVFELAKEKAPSIIFIDEIDAIAAKRLKSSTSGDREVQRTLMQLLAEMDGFEGRGDVGIVAATNRPDILDPALLRPGRFDRFIEVPIPNEDGRREILKIHTKNMNLDEDVDIELVSTLSEGASGADLKAICTEAGMFAIREEKAIVGMNDFLDAVDKIIGMERDEEIRKEAGVMYG, from the coding sequence ATGGAAAAAACATCCCAAAATATCTTAAAAAAGATAGAAGACCTAAAAAAAGAAATAAAAATCCTGAAAGAGGATAATGCCAAGACCAAGCGGAATTTGATGTGGAAGGTCCGGAAACTGGAAAAAGACAAACTTCTTATTGAAAATGAGAAGATGAGATTGGACCGTGAAGTGAAATCCCTGAGAGGAGAAATTGAAAGGTTCAGATCACCACCACTGGTAATTGCCACAGTAACGGAAGTTTTAGATGAAGGTAAAGTAGTGGTGAAAAGCAGTACTGGTCCCCACTTTGTAATTGGCTATTCCCGTTTCTTAGATGAAAATACACTGGAGCCAGGAGCTCGTGTGGCCCTTAACCAGCAAACTTTCAGCATTGTAAGTGTTTTACCATCTGAAAAAGACCCCCTCGTAACTGGTATGGAAGTTGAGGAAAAACCAGAAGTTAGTTACGAGCAGATAGGCGGCCTCGAAGAACAGATTGTGGAAATTAAAGAAACTGTAGAATTACCACTTAAAAAACCAGAATTATTCACAGAGATTGGAATTGAACCACCAAAGGGTGTTCTTTTATACGGCCCACCAGGTACTGGTAAAACCTTACTTGCTAAAGCTGTGGCCCATGAAACCAATGCCACCTTCATAAAAATCGTGGCCTCTGAATTTGTGAAAAAATACATTGGTGAAGGAGCTCGCCTGGTGCGTGGTGTTTTCGAATTGGCCAAAGAAAAAGCACCCAGCATCATATTCATTGATGAAATAGACGCTATTGCAGCTAAAAGACTTAAGAGTTCAACCAGTGGTGACCGTGAAGTTCAAAGGACATTAATGCAGCTTTTAGCAGAAATGGACGGATTTGAAGGAAGGGGAGATGTGGGAATAGTGGCAGCCACCAACCGGCCAGACATCCTGGACCCTGCACTGCTCAGGCCTGGAAGATTCGACCGATTCATTGAAGTACCCATACCCAATGAAGATGGAAGAAGGGAAATTCTTAAAATCCACACCAAAAACATGAACTTGGATGAAGATGTGGATATAGAACTGGTTTCCACCCTCAGTGAAGGTGCATCCGGAGCAGACCTTAAAGCCATCTGTACCGAAGCTGGTATGTTCGCCATACGGGAAGAAAAGGCCATTGTAGGTATGAATGACTTCCTGGATGCCGTTGACAAGATCATAGGCATGGAACGTGACGAAGAGATCAGAAAAGAAGCTGGAGTAATGTACGGATAG
- a CDS encoding TIGR00270 family protein, translating into MRCEICGKKLIGKPLRTKIENSVMLTCNECSKFGKVQKEPPRPQKGPGRRVPSGGRRYYRSQEPTQEVIEDYQTVIRQAREKRGWSREDLGEKIYEKVSVINRLESGKMVPDLKLARKLERTLKITLLEKTEEAHLDDLSGSHMRGATIGDIARIKKG; encoded by the coding sequence ATGAGATGCGAGATATGCGGAAAAAAGCTTATTGGAAAGCCATTAAGGACAAAAATTGAAAATTCAGTTATGCTAACATGTAATGAATGTTCTAAATTCGGTAAAGTTCAAAAAGAGCCACCCAGACCTCAGAAAGGCCCTGGTAGGAGAGTTCCTTCTGGTGGCAGAAGATATTACAGATCTCAAGAACCAACTCAGGAAGTAATTGAGGATTATCAAACGGTTATCAGACAGGCGAGGGAAAAAAGGGGCTGGTCCAGGGAGGATCTTGGTGAGAAAATATATGAAAAGGTTTCAGTGATCAACAGACTGGAATCAGGGAAAATGGTCCCTGATCTGAAACTAGCAAGAAAACTGGAACGCACATTAAAGATCACTCTACTGGAAAAAACAGAAGAAGCACACCTTGATGATTTGAGTGGTTCCCACATGAGAGGTGCTACTATTGGAGATATCGCACGTATAAAAAAGGGTTAA
- a CDS encoding DUF356 domain-containing protein produces MTLILIRGQTQSKILNSLADIERHAHLRINGSPRIMDTKMADEYAQSIISAKLRSKSKIAVLVSVEEDVTRSIMQVKKIHPPAHLIVISHEYKEWEDLKKIFRTLPPLKGYYSAKKAINGK; encoded by the coding sequence ATGACTCTTATTTTGATTCGTGGCCAAACCCAGTCAAAAATCCTCAACAGCCTGGCAGATATTGAAAGACATGCCCATCTCAGAATCAATGGTTCCCCTAGAATCATGGACACTAAAATGGCTGATGAATATGCTCAAAGCATTATCAGTGCTAAGTTAAGATCAAAAAGCAAAATAGCAGTTTTAGTGTCTGTTGAGGAAGATGTGACTCGTTCCATAATGCAGGTGAAGAAAATACATCCCCCGGCTCACCTCATAGTAATTAGCCATGAATACAAAGAATGGGAAGATTTAAAAAAGATTTTCAGAACACTTCCCCCTCTTAAAGGCTATTACTCTGCTAAAAAAGCTATAAATGGGAAGTGA